The Nostoc sp. KVJ3 sequence AGTGGCAAAGCAGGTAAAACCCTAGCACCAGCGCTAGTCGCGGACGGACGTAAAACCGCTCTGGTGGAACGCAGCTTAACCATGATTGGTGGTGGGTGCATCAACATCGCCTGCATCCCTACCAAAACGATGGTTGCCAGTGCAGAGGTCGCCAATACTGTGCGACACAGCGCTGCTTACGGTGTTAAAGCCAATGCACCCATTGTTGATTTAGCAGCCGTAATTGGGCGCAAACGATCTGTCGTACAGTCCATGCGTGAAATGAATTTGCACAATCTAGAAACTGCTCTGGGTCACGAACTGATAGTTGGAGTGGGACGGTTTGTGTCATCCAAAACGATTGAAGTGACAACGGTTGACACCACTCGCTTACTCACCGCAGAACGGTTCTTTATCAATACAGGCACACGACCGTTAATTCCATCGCTACCTGGACTCACAGAAGCTGGTTTTTTGACGAGCGAATCGATCATGGAACTGGAACAGTTGCCGGAGCATCTGATCGTACTTGGGAGTGGCTATATTGGGTTGGAATTTGCCCAGATGTTCCAGCGCTTTGGCTCTCGCGTGACTGTGATTGGGCATAGTGAGCAAATTCTATCAAATCAAGATTCAGATATTGCGATCGCCGTTCAAACGCTGCTAGAACGAGAAGGCATTGAATTCTTGCTGAAGACAAATGTATTGAAAGTAGATCGCGTTGACAATGCGACTGTCCTTCAGATCCAGGTTGCCGATCGCTCCCTTAGCCTCCAAGGTTCACATTTGCTCGTCGCTATCGGTCGTGCGCCAACCACTGATAGCTTAAATTTAGCCGCTGCTGGTGTGACAACTGATGCCCACGGGTTTATTGTAGTCAACGAGCGCCTGGAAACAAACATACCGGGGATTTGGGCGTTAGGCGACATCAATGGAGGACTGCAATATACCCATGTCTCGCTTGATGATTACCGCATTGTCAAAGCAAATCTGATTGATGGTGGCAACCGCAGCACGTGCGAGCGATTGATTCCATCCTGTCTGTTCATTGATCCCGAACTGGCTCATGTGGGTTTGACCGAAACCGAAGCACAGCAACAAGGGTATGCCATCCATGTGGCGAAACTGGATGCCTCAGCAGGGTAAGAGCATCTCAATCAGGCTTGACACAAGGAATCAGAAGAATCTAAAGTATTGTCAATGAAACAACTGAGAACCTGAATCATATAATTGTTATCCATAGCGGTGCGTTTCATTTTTTGACGAAGACTACGTTTGTAGGTCTGTTCACGGTTAAGAGCATTGAGAACGAAGCGTCGTAAAAGAGCAAAATTTTGGGGACTGTGGAAAGAACGAATGCGACAAGCGTCTTCTGCAAAAGTACAGTCAAGAGTCCAGTGAGCCTCGTTTTCAATGCCCCAGTGTTTTCGGATAGCCCGACCGATAATTTGAGCATCACTGTTTAAAGAAGTGAGATAAAACTGAACCTCACGAGTAGTTTTATTCCAAAGATGACGAACACGGACAACCATAACTAGAGATTGCAAACCTGCCCATAATTTGGGTTGATAAAGCTCACCGATAGCCGCAATGGGTACAGTCCAAACTTCACGAATTTCCGTGCGATGATGTGCTTTTTCAATCCGTTTGTCATAACTAACATTAATCCCCGAAAATTGCTCTGCTTGCGCTTTGTCAAACCATTCTTTGACTTGAGAATAGAGCATGGGATGGTTGGCTTTCAGTGCCAGGACATAATCAGCTTTTTTGGCGATAATCTGTTTGGCAATTTCGGTTTGTGTTCCCATTGCATCAATGGTGATGATACAGCCAGAGATGTCTAGCATTTCTAACAGTGCTGGAATGGCGGTGATTTCATTGGATTTATCTTCTACTTTCACTTGTGCCAACACTAAACTGTGCTCACTCGCCCAGGCACTTATAAGGTGGAGTGCGCTTTGACCTTGATTGCGGTCATAAGAACCCCTAATTGTCTTTCCATCTATGGGGATAATTTCTCCTCCCATGTTTGTGATTAGGGTTTCTACCCATCTCAAGAAACATCGATTTAATGCTTCTGGGTCGATCAACTCAAACACTCGTCGAAATGTATCATCTGAGGGAATACCATTTGGTAATGCCAGAAACTCTTCTAACCATGTTTGCTTGCTGATGCCATAATTCTCGATGTCTTCCCACCCTTGTGCTCCAGCTATGATTGCTAAAATTGCGATGACTAAGATATCTGTGAATTGATGTTTCTTCGTCCGCTCTACTCTCTTGTCTTTGATATCCGAGAAATGCTCAACTAGACTTTGTTGAATACTGCCAATGTCTGCTATTTTTCTTGATTTTGGCTGACAACGAGTATTTTTGACACTATCAGCAGATTTAGTTTCAAAGCCCTCTGACATCAATTTGGCTCCAGGAGATTTCAATCGAGTAATTGAATTCATCTCATTGATCTTGCTCGGTCGTCAAGTCTATTTTTTACACATTCATTAATACTATCTTCTAGAACTTGTCAAGTTTTCTTTATACCAAATTAGATGCGCTTACCCTGGATGCCTCAGCGATTCCTAGAGCAAAAACTCTTGGTCAAACCGATGGACTGATGAAGGCGATCGTGGATACTGAGACAGGTCGTATTCTCGGTTGTTCCCTGTTGTGTCATGAAGCGGGGGAAGTGATTTCGACGGTGCAGATGGTGATGCAAGCTCAGATGCCTTACACCGTTCTGCGCGATGGCGTTTTGACTCATCCCACGATGACCGAAGGGTTAAACATGCTGTTTTCAAAGTTGTAAAACGCAACCTTGGGCTTTAATTAAATCCGCAGATCACAGAGTTACATCTTAGACATCTCCTGATAGTTGAGTTTGAGCAAATACTTTGTAGCGGTTAACATAGTTCCACCAACCGAAGTAATCGTTAAAAGTGCTAATGCACTAAGTTATTTGTCGAATTGAAACATGATTTTCATAATCTAAAATCCTTTTTTATCGAAAACCAAATTTGGTCACTACCTCAAATTTCTAGTTTTCCAGAATTTAGCAGAACATAAGAAAACCATGAGACGATTTACCCTGTTTACGCTCCTGTATCTCGCGGCGGGAGTCTGCCTAACGGTGTTCGCCCTTCAGCATCTTGATATGACTCCGAACGTCAAGACCATCCTATTAGTAGATGCAGGACTGTTATATCTTTTCGCTGTATTCACGACCTTCCCATTTTGGCATCAATTTGCACAACGGAGCCAAGCGAGACTGAGCGATAAACCCGCTTGGCAAAAAAACTTTGTGGCGATCGCGCCCTGGTTTCTGATTGTATCGGTAGTCGTTTCAGCGATCTCCAATGTAATGAGCCACCCCTGGGCGACTGAGACAACTGTAAGTGTGTCTCTGGGACTACCAATCATCTTACTGAGTGTAGAAAATCTCTTTGTCAGAAACCAGATCCATCAATAAGCCCATTCGTCTAGGCAAGCAGCTATCTGTTTATGTCTAGTGCTTGTTTTCTTCTAATCAGTACTCTATCCGTCAGATAGCTTTCCTGACAGAAGCCGTCCGAATTATTGATTTTAAGCATCACAACCAAAACAGATTTTCAAGGAGGTACTTTCAATGTTGAATTTTTCTTCGTATACCAGGCTAAAACAGCGCTGTGCAGTTGTTGGAGGAGTGCTAGTCGCGATCGCCATCACAACCTACAGTGCCCCTGCCAAATCACAACTACCCTCTGCAAATACTCCAGGGGTGGCAAATTCCTCGATCTCATCTAGTCCAGCCCCGGTGTCTGGATCTCCCACACAGAGCGTTGCAAGCGCTACACCGATTCAGCAGGCAGCCGTCCAAGCTATTCGTGACTACTACAGCGCGATCTCCAGTCAAGACTATCGGCGAGCATACTCAGCTTGGGATAGAAATGGGGCAGCCAGCCAACAAGAGTAGAGCGGACGAAGAAACATCAATTCACAGATATCTTAGTCATCGCAATTTTAGCAATCATAGCTGGAGCACAAGGGTGGGAAGACATCGAGAATTATGGCATCAGCAAGCAAACATGGTTAGAAGAGTTTCTGGCATTACCAAATGGTATTCCCTCAGATGATACATTTCGACGAGTGTTTGAGTTGATCGACCCAGAAGCATTAAATCGATGTTTCTTGAGATGGGTAGAAACCCTAATCACAAACATGGGAGGAGAAATTATCCCCATAGATGGAAAGACAATTAGGGGTTCTTATGACCGCAATCAAGGTCAAAGCGCACTCCACCTTATAAGTGCCTGGGCGAGTGAGCACAGTTTAGTGTTGGCACAAGTGAAAGTAGAAGATAAATCCAATGAAATCACCGCCATTCCAGCACTGTTAGAAATGCTAGACATCTCTGGCTGTATCATCACCATTGATGCAATGGGAACACAAACCGAAATTGCCAAACAGATTATCGCCAAAAAAGCTGATTATGTCCTGGCACTGAAAGCCAACCATCCCATGCTCTATTCTCAAGTCAAAGAATGGTTTGACAAAGCGCAAGCAGAGCAATTTTCGGGGATTAATGTTAGTTATGACAAACGGATTGAAAAAGCACATCATCGCACGGAAATTCGTGAAGTTTGGACTGTACCCATTGCGGCTATCGGTGAGCTTTATCAACCCAAATTATGGGCAGGTTTGCAATCTCTAGTTATGGTTGTCCGTGTTCGTCATCTTTGGAATAAAACTACTCGTGAGGTTCAGTTTTATCTCACTTCTTTAAACAGTGATGCTCAAATTATCGGTCGGGCTATCCGAAAACACTGGGGCATTGAAAACGAGGCTCACTGGACTCTCGACTGTACTTTTGCAGAAGACGCTTGTCGCATTCGTTCTTTCCACAGTCCCCAAAATTTTGCTCTTTTACGACGCTTCGCTCTCAATGCTCTTAACCGTGAACAGACCTACAAACGTAGTCTTCGTCAAAAAATGAAACGCACCGCTATGGATAACAATTATATGATTCAGGTTCTCAGTTGTTTCATTGACAATACTTTAGATTCTTCTGATTCCTTGTGTCAAGCCTGATTGAGATGCTCTTACCCTGGCGACGGCAATCCTAACTGATGTACTGAATCAAACCCCTGCCTATCTGTTATTAGACGATTCACAGAATACATCAACAGTTAAATTACTCTTGATCACAACCAATGTAAATACCTGTTTACGTAATTATAACTAGCATGGGCATCGCTATGCAGGAAAACTTTCTGCATTATGTTCATCTAGGTAAATAGACCAAATGAACGCAATGCTAGACTATATACTAACCTAGACAAGTATCATGATGCAGCACGAGCGACGTTAAAGTTGGATTTTTAACTGTGTAATTTCTGACATCAAAAACTAACTCGCAATCACCTAAAGTCCCTTCGGTCATCAGTGAGCATCTTGGCGTTCGTAAATAGAATTCAATAAAGTAAAATGGCACATCAAATTGGGATAATCTCTTTTAGTCGTAAATATTTTACCCCTGACCAAGATGCCAGCGCCTTTAAAAGTTGACCTGTCACCAATAGAAGATCAAGCCCTACTAGCACTCACTCAAGCAAAAGGTATACCACCAAGAACTCAAAGTCGTGCCACTGTACTACGCTTATCAGCCGCTGGATGGACAGTGCTAAAGATCGCACAATACTTAAAATGGCATCCACAGACTGTACGCGACACAATTCATCGCTGGTACTGGGGCAGACTCGATAGTTTGTGGGATTGTTCGCGTCCGGGTCGCCGTCGCCGATGGCATAACCCAAATATGAAGTCTCTGCTTCAATTCAAAATATCTTTATTTAGCTATCAACTTATTTTTATTTTATTTTCTTACATCTCTTACATTTATTTAATGCTATTTCTCCACAGTCATGGCGTTTCTACTACTTATGCAGTCAGAATT is a genomic window containing:
- a CDS encoding FAD-dependent oxidoreductase; the encoded protein is MNPEYYDDIIIGSGKAGKTLAPALVADGRKTALVERSLTMIGGGCINIACIPTKTMVASAEVANTVRHSAAYGVKANAPIVDLAAVIGRKRSVVQSMREMNLHNLETALGHELIVGVGRFVSSKTIEVTTVDTTRLLTAERFFINTGTRPLIPSLPGLTEAGFLTSESIMELEQLPEHLIVLGSGYIGLEFAQMFQRFGSRVTVIGHSEQILSNQDSDIAIAVQTLLEREGIEFLLKTNVLKVDRVDNATVLQIQVADRSLSLQGSHLLVAIGRAPTTDSLNLAAAGVTTDAHGFIVVNERLETNIPGIWALGDINGGLQYTHVSLDDYRIVKANLIDGGNRSTCERLIPSCLFIDPELAHVGLTETEAQQQGYAIHVAKLDASAG
- a CDS encoding ISAs1 family transposase, which encodes MSEGFETKSADSVKNTRCQPKSRKIADIGSIQQSLVEHFSDIKDKRVERTKKHQFTDILVIAILAIIAGAQGWEDIENYGISKQTWLEEFLALPNGIPSDDTFRRVFELIDPEALNRCFLRWVETLITNMGGEIIPIDGKTIRGSYDRNQGQSALHLISAWASEHSLVLAQVKVEDKSNEITAIPALLEMLDISGCIITIDAMGTQTEIAKQIIAKKADYVLALKANHPMLYSQVKEWFDKAQAEQFSGINVSYDKRIEKAHHRTEIREVWTVPIAAIGELYQPKLWAGLQSLVMVVRVRHLWNKTTREVQFYLTSLNSDAQIIGRAIRKHWGIENEAHWTLDCTFAEDACRIRSFHSPQNFALLRRFVLNALNREQTYKRSLRQKMKRTAMDNNYMIQVLSCFIDNTLDSSDSLCQA